A region from the Solanum stenotomum isolate F172 unplaced genomic scaffold, ASM1918654v1 scaffold31565, whole genome shotgun sequence genome encodes:
- the LOC125852008 gene encoding putative disease resistance protein RGA1, whose product MQRAFGYQEEINPNLVAIGKEIVKKCGGVPLAAKTLGGILRFKREEREWEHVRDSEIWNLPQDESSILSALRLSYHHLPLDLRQCFVYCAVFPKDTEMKKEKLIAFWMAHGFLLSKGNMELEDVGNEVWNELYLRSFFQEIEVKSGKTYFSMHDLIHDMATSLFTACTSGSNIREINAKGYSHKMSIGFAQVVSSYPPSPLKKFISLRVLNLSKLELKQLPSSIGDLVHLRYLDLSDNGRIRSLPEQLCKLQNLQTLDLQDCLSLCCLPKQTSKLVNLRNLLLDNYLLKSMPPRIGSLTCLKTLACFVVGERKGYQLGELGSLNLYGSIKISHLERVKNDKDAKEATLSAKENLHSLSMSWDEPYRYESEEVKVLEALKPHPNLTSLTISGFRGFRFPNWINHSVLRNVVSITIRGCENCSCLPPFGELPCLESLMLHWGSADVEYVEEEDIDVHSGFPTRIRFPSLRKLAIWDFGNLKGLLKKEGEEQFPVLEEMIIQWCPVFVIPTLSSVKKLVVHGDKSDAIGFNSISNLRALTSLYISSNYETTSLPEEMFKNLANLKDLTISDFKNLKELPTCLASLNALNSLQIEYCEALESLPEEGVKGLTSLTELSGIREQIFMKFDIPVVSFFTSGAAMEFVGWKNHGEIRILPGLPETEE is encoded by the exons ATGCAACGTGCATTTGGATACCAAGAAGAAATAAATCCTAACCTTGTGGCTATCGGAAAGGAGATTGTGAAAAAATGTGGTGGGGTGCCTCTAGCAGCCAAGACTCTTGGAGGTATTTTGCGCTtcaagagagaagaaagagaatggGAACATGTGAGAGATAGCGAGATTTGGAATTTACCTCAAGATGAAAGTTCTATTCTGTCTGCCCTGAGACTGAGTTATCATCATCTTCCACTTGATTTGAGACAATGCTTTGTGTATTGTGCGGTGTTCCCAAAGGACACcgaaatgaaaaaagaaaagctaATTGCTTTCTGGATGGCACATGGTTTTCTTTTATCAAAAGGAAACATGGAGCTAGAGGATGTGGGTAATGAAGTATGGAATGAATTATACTTGAGGTCTTTCTTCCAAGAGATTGAAGTTAAATCTGGTAAAACTTATTTCAGTATGCATGATCTCATCCATGATATGGCTACATCTCTGTTTACAGCTTGCACATCAGGCAGCAATATCCGCGAAATAAATGCCAAAGGTTACTCACATAAGATGTCCATTGGTTTTGCTCAAGTGGTGTCTTCTTACCCTCCTTCCCCCTTGAAAAAGTTTATCTCGTTAAGAGTGCTTAATCTAAGTAAATTAGAACTTAAGCAGTTACCGTCTTCCATTGGGGATCTAGTACATTTAAGATACCTGGACTTGTCTGACAATGGTAGAATTCGTAGTCTTCCAGAGCAGTTATGCAAGCTTCAAAATCTGCAGACTCTTGATCTACAGGATTGCCTGTCACTTTGTTGTTTGCCAAAACAAACAAGTAAACTTGTTAATCTCCGAAATCTTTTACTTGATAACTATTTATTGAAATCTATGCCACCAAGGATAGGATCTTTGACATGTCTTAAGACTCTAGCTTGCTTTGTAGTGGGCGAGAGGAAAGGTTATCAACTTGGTGAACTAGGAAGCCTAAATCTTTATGGCTCGATTAAAATCTCGCATCTTGAGAGAGTGAAGAATGATAAAGATGCAAAAGAAGCCACTTTATCTGCAAAAGAGAATCTGCATTCTTTAAGCATGAGTTGGGATGAACCATATAGATATGAATCAGAAGAAGTCAAAGTGCTTGAAGCTCTCAAACCACACCCCAATCTGACTTCTTTAACGATCAGTGGCTTCAGAGGATTCCGTTTCCCTAATTGGATAAATCACTCAGTTTTGAGAAATGTTGTCTCTATTACAATTAGAGGTTGTGAAAACTGCTCTTGCTTACCACCCTTTGGTGAGCTGCCTTGTCTAGAAAGTCTAATGTTACACTGGGGGTCTGCGGATGTGGAGTATGTTGAAGAAGAGGATATTGATGTTCATTCTGGATTCCCCACAAGAATAAGGTTTCCATCCTTGAGGAAACTTGCTATATGGGACTTTGGTAATCTGAAAGGATTGCTGAAAAAGGAAGGAGAAGAGCAATTCCCTGTGCTTGAAGAGATGATAATTCAGTGGTGCCCTGTGTTTGTTATTCCGACCCTTTCTTCTGTCAAGAAATTGGTAGTTCATGGGGACAAGTCAGATGCAATAGGTTTCAATTCCATATCTAATCTCAGGGCTCTTACTTCCCTCTACATTAGCAGTAACTATGAAACTACTTCACTCCCAGAAGAGATGTTCAAAAACCTTGCAAATCTCAAAGACTTGACTATCTCTGActtcaagaatctcaaagagCTGCCTACCTGCCTGGCTAGTCTCAATGCTTTGAATAGTCTGCAAATTGAATATTGTGAAGCACTAGAGAGTCTCCCAGAGGAAGGGGTGAAAGGTTTAACTTCACTCACTGAGTTGTCT GGAATACGCGAGCAAATTTTCATGAAATTTGACATACCTGTTGTCTCTTTCTTCACTTCTGGTGCTGCAATGGAGTTTGTCGGATGGAAAAATCATGGTGAGATTCGAATTCTTCCTGGATTGCCTGAAACAGAGGAATGA